The Felis catus isolate Fca126 chromosome C2, F.catus_Fca126_mat1.0, whole genome shotgun sequence genomic sequence CATGGAAgaaccttggaaacattatgttaagtgaaatgagccagacataaaaggccaCATGTGGTGACTCCATTTACACGAAATGCCTACAAAAAGAAATCCAGggggacagaaagtagactagttGTTGACAGAGGCTGGGGTGAAGCGGGCAATGGGAGCGACCATTAGGGGCTAATGGATATGGTGGGGttttttggaatgatgaaaatattctggaacttGATAGTAGGGGATGGTTATGCAACTCTGTGAATATGCACCGAAAACTGCTGAATTGTTACTCtcttaaaatgtgattttaggagtgcctggatggctcagtcagttaagcattggacccttgatttcggctcaggtcatgatctcacagttcatgagttcaagcccagtgtggggctctttcttcactgtcagagtggagcctgcttgggattctttctctccccctctctctgccccttccctgctcatgctctcaatctctctctttcaaaataaataaactttttaaaaaattgaattttatagtatgtaaattatagatcaaaaaaaaaatttctgcccAAGAAATTGGGTTGAAAATAATACAGGTAATCGAAGCACAGGCAAACCACAAGAAAATGACAAAGCTGAAACCTGCTTTTCTTACAAGCTTATGTTCAGCCACATAACAAGTAAGAAGATCTGATAGGAAGCAagcaaaaaataattgaaattctcaagaaaaaaaaaattgggttattAACACATGATCATTGAACCTCAAGCAAGGCACAGATAGTACCTCAGATTTTACTGGTATGTTTAAAATcacgtgggggcgcctgggtggcgcagtcggttaagcgtccgacttcagccaggtcacgatctcgcggtctgtgagttcgagccgcgcgtcaggctctgggctgatggctcagagcctggagcctgtttccgattctgtgtctccctctctctctgcccctcccccgttcatgctctgtctctctctgtcccaaaaataaataaaagttgaaaaaaaaatttttttttaaataaaataaaatcacgtGAACTTCAACCTAGCAGTCTACCAAATTTCACCGACCTTAACAATAAATGTTTAGATTATTTTGCAATTTCTTGTTTAATACAGAAGTTCAAAAAGAAATATAGCACTGGAGAGGATACTTTTTCTTCCTACCACAGTAACAGCGGTTAAAATAGCAAACAGGAAACAATATGGCCACAcattgaaatgcatttttttgtcGGCAAATCCGCTGGAAGGCTCATAGAAAATGCACTGGAGACGcgaagaaacaaatattacagCAAATTACCCAGCGTGGGAGGCTTGTCATACAGCTGGGTGAAAGTACAAATGTTTCCAGCGTGCTTCAGCCCCTGGTATTTGCAAGATTCTGTTTCAATAATCACATTCATTAGGAGCTATTTTTTTGTGAGCCACTAAAAGATGTCTCATAGAAGTCAGCCGGAACCACAAATTACTTAttcaaaataacacatttaatgGAAACCTGGCTAATTGTAACCATTGTTGGAGTGGCTGACTTGATTcgaaatttttaaagattccgGAGAAAAAGTGTATAGATGGTACCACATGTGATCTCTGTTTTCTACATCATTATCAGGCAAGCTGTTgcagaaaatgaaggagaaatgtaGGTTTTAGAAAACGCCATCAaggtgacatttttttcttttttgtaaacgAATGGAAATGGAGGTCAAAACAGCCAAACATCAGCAATTTCAAATGGTTCCATATAATGTATAGTTTACAAGTGAATATATGGCAGACCAAGTTTGTTTTCTTGATGGGAAACGGGCAACTGGGCCAgatctttttttctcagtaaaactgATTTATTGAGAAAACTAAACAAAGCCAAATGTGATGACCGAAGCTTCATCTCAAGCATCAGATGAAGGGACAGTAAGGGTAAGACTTCTAATGTTTTTCTGTTACAACCTGGCAAAATAGGACGCCATCGTAAATCCTTTCTGAAATAAGCCCAGGtagaattgttttaaagtttgaaaaaaggTACTTTAAACAAGTAAAAGaatcatattaacaaaaaaaatttttgaagaaaaaatctgaaaagagaaaaaaaacgccaaaaaaaaaaaaaaaatcaaacaatccgATTAAAAAATGACCAGAGgctctaaatagacatttttccaaagaagacattcagatggccaacaggcacacgaaacGATGCTCAGTGTCagtcaccatcagggaaatgaaatcaaaccacaaggagataccacctcacacctatcagaacggctagtatcaaaaagacaaggggcgcctgggtggctcggttgagcgtccgacttcggctcaggccatgatctcacggtctgtgggttcgagccccgcgtctggctctgtgctgacagctcagaccctggaacctgcttcggattctgcgtctccctctctctctgcccctcccctgttcatgctctgtctctgtgtctcaaaaataaaaaaaaaaaaaataagacattaaattttaaaaaagacaagaaataggggcgactggctggctcagtcagtagagcatgtgactcaatctcagggttgtaagctcAAGTCccacgatgggtgtagagattacttaaaaataaaatcttttaaaaaaagacaagaaataacaagtgtcagggaggatgtgaaaaaaaacaaaaaggaactcttgtgcactacaggtgggaatgaaaattgatgcagccactgtggaaaacaagttatggaggatcctcaaaaacctaaaaatagaatccagtaattccacagctccgtatttacccaaagagagCAAAAACACGAATTTGAAAAGACAGATGCACCTCTGTGtttatgcagcattatttacaacagccaagacatggaagcagcccaagtgtctgtgaagagataaatggataaagatgtgagatatagatatagattagagatagagacagagatagataatgggatattactcagccataaaaaagaatgagatcttgccatttgcaacactatggatggacaaataccatatgatttcacttatgtgtggaatctcaaaaacaaagcaaatggccagacaaaacagacttttaaatactcTTAAATGGTGGTGATTGCCAGAAGCAaagtggatgggggatgggtgaaatagataaaggggattaagaggtacaaatttccagttactaagaaagaaagaaagaaagaaagaaagaaagaaagaaagaaagaaagaaagaaatttttatttttgttttattttagaaagagagaaagcatgggacCATGGgtgcaggacaggggcagagggagagagagagaatctcaagcaggctccacacacagcatggagccctatgcggggcttgatcccatgaccctgggatcccaTGACCCTCTTGATTttgatcaagagtcggatgttcaaccgactaagccacccaggtgccctacaaacAGCAATTTTTAAAGAGGTAGACAAAAAACAATTGATGTTGGGTATTTTgcacagagaaagagcaaaacaGGAGAGGGTGACTTACTATGCAAATGTATACTTTTCTATACTGTTTGgattgttaaaatatttgcatatattacaccaatttttttttcttttttgatagagagaccaagcacaaggggaaggggcagagagagagggagacacagactctgaagcaggctccaggctctaagctgtcagcacagagcccgatgtggggctgaaacccatgaaccacaagaccacgacctgagctgaagttggacatttaaccaactgagccacccaggtgtccctagctccattttttaaaatattaatggacTTTTTGGGCATCGAGGTTACAATCCTGTCTACATTCTTTTTACACTTTTATATTCTTAAACACAATTAATAtcatttaaagagttaaatatgaaaacactccgacaaacttttaaaaactttaaagcaggcactaattaaaatctaaaattgttggggcgcctgggtggcgcagtcagttaagcgtccgacttcagccaggtcacgatctcgcgttcagtgagttcgagccccgtgtcaggctctgggctgatggctcggagcctggagcctgtttccgattctgtgtctccctctctctctgcccctcccccattcatgctctgtctctctctgtcccaaaaataaattaaaaacgttgaaaaaaaaaaatttttttttaaaaatctaaaattgtcTTAAACATGgagtgcccggatggctcagtaggcgaagcgtgcaactcttgatctcagggttctgagtctgagtcccacatgggtgtagagattacttaaaacaaacaaacaaacaaacaaacaaacaaacaggggcgcctgggtggctcagtcggttgagcctccgacttcagctcaggtcatgatctcgcagtccgtgagttcgagccccacgtcaggctctgggctgatggctcagagcctggagcctgcttccgattctatgtctccctctctctctgcccctcctccgttcatgctctgtctctctctgtctcaaaaataaataaacgttaaaaaaaattaaaaaaaaataaaaattaaaacaatataaataaataaaattattttacacaaAAAAGGTGAttatcaaacatttttctttcaaaatatttatttcaagtataaatttatataatgtaCTATATATAGGAAAACAACCACATGTAAGATAGTTAAGTGATAAACTTGTGGAGTGCactcatttaatcatcaaaatattaaaaaaatggaaataattttatattagatAATTTGATTGAAAACAGTGTTATTCTATTCAAGTAATAAGCCCAAACCAGTCCCCAACTAAGAGTTAAAgttcttctctccatttattcatacACTCAGCCCTTAGACAAGAATCACAAATTTTTATCCAGAATTGTCCCCTAAAAATccacatttaaaatttctgttactCTTATGAAAattgttcagttttatttatttttcataaatattttgggaATGCCAGTAAGCAAATACGTCAACCCTGGGACAATAGCTCCACCATTTTTACAAAAGTAGAAATCGCTGAATAAAGAGTCCGAGGTTACGTGAGAGGCACAGGTGGGGTCGTAACCTATACTGGAATAATCTGTCACTTGATGGCACAGTGACAATGGTAAATGGTGCTTTGAAAGTTGGTCCCAACTAGTAACAACCCATGTCAACACAAACCTTCTCCTGGTCCTGGAATCCCTTCTCAACGGTGTGCATGAGTGCCCTGAAGACAATCACCAGGAGAAGGAAAAGTTAAAAGCTAAGTTCTGGCTGTGAGTGGCGTCCTGGCCAGAGGTAGTCCCCGACCCCCAAACACCAAGGGAAATGCAAGGTGTCCTGGCACGGCTGTCCCCAGGAGTGCATGTGAGCCAGGACTGGCGTGGGAGAGAGACCCCATTTATTTGGGTGAGGAACACTCTGTGCTCCCCAGAGAGTCACCATGAGGGAGTAGACCCTTACCACTGAGGCCGCCGTGTCCTACAGACCTCCGTCCCAGGTTGGTGAGCTGGCCCTTGCCCTTCCCTCCTGGGCCATTCTCCGCCTGACCTTCTGTCTCCTGGCACTGAAGCTCGGAAGACTGggtttcttcttcttgttcttcatcGTCTGAATCGGATTCATCGTTGTAGAAGTGGATTGTGGCTTGCACCGGGAAGCTGGCCAGCACTTTTTCCCCAGAACTCTGCAGATACTCTTGGCGCTTTGAAATGGGTAAATAAAGtctaatatttaagaaaaaaacacaccatTAATCACCCCGAAACAATGCTGAACTCCATCGAGAGGGTCCTCTTCCCTAAAAGCAGCTAACTCCCAATCTCCCTCTCTGATCTTGCCTTCACTGTGCCCggagtgttttcttttctttcttttcttttctttcctttttaaatttttcttttcttctctttctttctttctttctttctttctttctttctttctttctttctttttctttcatgtttatttatttttgagagagagagagagagacagattgtgagctggggaggggcagagagaggcacagacacagaatccaatgcaggctccaggccctgagctgtcagcagagagcctgacgcgaggcttgaacttaGGAGCCATGAAACCACGAGCtgaggccgaagtcagacgcttaaccaactgagccacctaggcaccccgaggTGTGTTTTCTAAGTCACCAGAACACAAGACTGTGGGCAGGTGGAGAGAGCTGGTGAGGAACCCTACACCAGTTCAGAAATGAGCTAAAACGTGAGTGAGCAAATCAATTTAGACCAACACAGGAAAAAGGGTCTGCTTCCGTGAAGGTAAGAGGGAATTGAAACACCAAGTTTCAAGATGAAGAGTCTCACTCTGATCGAATGGAGAACTTgatttatcctggagaatatATGTCCTATTTAGGTTAGGTCCCGCTCTCCCTAACACCCCTGAGCATGGGGAACATTGTAGCCCTTTGGGCCCTGGAGGAAACTTGACCCTGAGGCCCCAGTCTAGAGAAGCAGCTAATCTTTCTGGACGTTGCTCTAGAAAAGTGATAGGGGTGGGTTCCTCACTTTGCCAGTACAGAAGATGGTAACCCTGGTTATTTGTCTAGTctaaagaataggaagaaagaaaagaaggaaggaagggaaataacctaaatatataaatctggAACCTCTAAATCCAGGTTTTATAGAATTTATGATTCCAGTTACACATGGGAAGTATTTAAAATACCCCTCACTCTCCCCATAATCCTTTTTTCTTACCATTTACTCACTAATTTATTGGCGTTTTCCCCTGAGGTCTCCTGAGGAACTGAGAGGGATTATCAACTGATCACTACTTAGTTGCaaagctgatttatttttttatatttttaagtaatttctacacccagcatgggactcgaacctacaaccccgagatcaagagtcacacactctaccgaccgagccagccaggcgcccctgtagagctgatttccatttccctctttttgGATGGAGGAGAAAAGAGCGGAAACACCCTGCTATAAATAATGCGTGACAGTTCTGAACGTCCCAAGATTTCTGATAAGCCAGGGATTCTCAGCCTCCAGGGGACGTGTGGCAACGTCTGGAGACCTTTCTGGTTGCCACAACTGAGGAGAAGCTATTAGCATGTGGTGGGCAGAGGCCAGTGATCCCACTGAACATTGCGTCATGCCCACAACAGCCCCTTACGACAAACAATCATCCAGCTCAAAGTTCAATAGTGCTGGGGTTGAGGAACTCTgcaacaaacagaagaaaatatatatatatgtatacatatatgtatatatatactttaaatatatatatttctatattatataaatacaagtaatgttatataaaaagataaatttaaatataacataaaaatgtaacatatttctacataaatataaataacataaattctatattataaatataaataacataaattctatattatataaaatgtataaataaaatataaactacaaaCATAGTTTAGGGTTTGgccatattttcttttacaaatttttttaatgtttgtttatttttgagagagagagagcaagtaagcaggggaggggcagagagagagggaaacacagaatctgaagcaggctccaggctctgagctgtgagcacagagcccgacatggggctcgaactcacgaactgtcagatcatgacctgagccgaaatcagcgcttaactgactgaaccacccaggtgcccccagggttTGGCCATATTAAAAGTTagctgtgggggcgcctgggtggcgcagtcggctaagcgtccgacttcagccaggtcacgatctcgcggtctgtgagttcgagccccgcatcgggctctgggctgatggctcggagcctggagcctgtttccgattctgtgtctccctctctctctgcccctcccccgttcatgctctgtctctctctgtcccaaaaataaataaacgttgaaaaaagaaaaaattaaaaaaaaaaaaaagctgtaatgCTGAAGTAATTGCAGGGGAATGTGAATTAGTAGGATATCtggaattgctttaaaatattctgacaataattaaaaaaataggttggAGAAGGTGATAAACACCATCAGGTCTGAAGACGGCTGATAATTATTGAGGCTGGTGACAGGCATGTGGGTCCCTGTACCGTTCTCTCCACTTTTGtctgtgtttgaaattttctgtaataaaaagataaaattgtgcACTCAGTTTGTAACGCATGCCTCACCAGTCACTGCatattcaatgaaacaaaaactggGGAGCAGCCCCAGAGCGTCCGTGGCCGGCAGGTCCACGGGTGGGTCGTGCAGGTGGACGCTCACAGGGCAAGACAGAGGGTGGCAGGTTCATCCCCCATGCACACTGGGATCACCTGGGAGACCGTACAAATACAGACACCTAGGCCTTTCCCAGAACAAATGAATCAACACTCCCAGGGGAGCCCCCCAGCGTCTGTATTTTTAAAGCGTCCCCAGTCCTGTGGGGAATAAAGTCCACAGGTGTAAGGGACACTAGGAAAGCTTCCCTTTTCCAGAAATCACTCTTTGACTAGTCTGAAGGTCTTTCAAGTGCATCTCTAGCAGTTAGTATCTCTGGGTTTTACTAGAGCTTTCAGTTTTCCAGGATAACCAGGGTAAAAATACTTTCATGAGGAGTAGCACAGACTAGATTCATTCTGCTGTAGGAaatgagagatggggagagaaagagacagagaaacataaaaaaatcctgAGCATGAGCCACCCGCCTAAAATGGATGAAATGTGAGAGGGATACAGTAGTGAGGGTCCTGATCCCCACCAGGAAGGACCATGGGAGCACAGAGAGGCCGGAGAAGCCAACGGTGGGAGAACCCTCCAACCAATCCCTTGTTCGGTCACACACATATTTTCACGGTCTACTTTGCTCTAGACAATATGCTAACTTATATTctgggaaagaaatagaaatgtactTAAGTACTTAAGTAAATAAGCAGATACACATATACAATTCATATCCAATTAAATTTAACACaagacaggagcacctgggtggctcagtcggttaaacatccgacttcagatcagatcatgatctcacggttggttgaTTCGAGCCCGAATCATGATCTCTgaggtcagcacaaagcccacttgggatcctctggccccctctctctctgcccctccccttccccaaaataaatataaacattaaaaaaatttaacacaagACATAATATGTAGTGAGAGGTATAAACAAAAGACATAAAGGAAAGAGGTCAATCCAATTTGCAACTgaaacactgaatgaatgaatgaattccagaAATCCAACAAAATATCCTTGAAGTTCCTTTGGGTAAGAACTAAATACAGAAGACTATACTGAATTATTTTCCACTTTGTTGAGAATGTACGCAGGTGAGGACACTAAAGTATACTTATGcttctattaaaaagaaagaacatatttcTTGCTGTGAAGTCATGTTACCTTACAGGATGCTGAAACCCAAAGGCACCCTTTGATCCTGGAGTTTGCCGGTCATCACCAGGTTCAAGCTGCAAAGACAGACACATCAAACACAGATATAGTCTGTCTGAAGTAGCAtcctgaaattctaaaaaaatataatctaaGTGGTCtgcccttctttttaaaaatttttttttcaatgtttatttattttttgggacagagagagagcatgaatgggggaggggcagagagagagggagacacagaatcggaaacaggctccaggctctgagccatcagcccagagcccgacgcggggctcgaactc encodes the following:
- the RIPPLY3 gene encoding protein ripply3; the encoded protein is MRPEAAAGAREARGRVCHCPADGPRRPPPPRGPESPTPWRPWILTPQETELPATGNPLEPGDDRQTPGSKGAFGFQHPVRLYLPISKRQEYLQSSGEKVLASFPVQATIHFYNDESDSDDEEQEEETQSSELQCQETEGQAENGPGGKGKGQLTNLGRRSVGHGGLSGHSCTPLRRDSRTRRRFVLTWVVTSWDQLSKHHLPLSLCHQVTDYSSIGYDPTCASHVTSDSLFSDFYFCKNGGAIVPGLTYLLTGIPKIFMKNK